One region of Acropora muricata isolate sample 2 chromosome 13, ASM3666990v1, whole genome shotgun sequence genomic DNA includes:
- the LOC136896609 gene encoding sonic hedgehog protein-like: protein MPYRKNPQLVQLWGARACIQWKCKLALLLAIANCGFILACGPGKTGTGGRSNDSPMKLKQSIPSLEETSISASGKYRGKVPRGSAAYKALQPNYNPDIVFKDEKHGDSRRMTKNCKVKLNELARLVKKKWGSEGVKLRVISAYDIDDVNVRRHGKTSLHHEGRAVDLTTSDRDKEKYPILGSMARDAGFNWVLYATKGYIHASVKADDDADYRKAGCFPETAAVHLEGGATKTMKDLQIGDRVASMDSYGKIVYSKVLTFLDIKRNSTNEYITIETENPAAKLAITESHLIYQLNKQSLRETALFARDLRVGNFVYVRQGSTLEKFTAGRVAAIARSQGKGVYAPLTEEGNIVVDNVLCSCYAVFSDAQVAHYSFAPLRFAEWLFPGIASHNTSGVHWYANLLHNLYATLHYVGGL, encoded by the exons ATGCCATACCGAAAAAACCCACAGCTGGTCCAGCTTTGGGGCGCAAGAGCTTGTATACAGTGGAAATGTAAGTTGGCTCTATTGCTGGCTATCGCTAACTGCGGATTTATCTTGGCCTGTGGCCCTGGAAAAACCGGAACCGGCGGCAGATCTAATGATTCTCCGATGAAGTTAAAACAGAGCATACCCAGTTTGGAAGAAACCTCCATAAGTGCAAGTGGTAAATACAGAGGAAAAGTTCCAAGAGGAAGCGCAGCTTACAAAGCTCTCCAACCAAATTACAACCCGGATATAGTCTTTAAAGACGAAAAACATGGAGACAGTCGGCGAATGACAAAG AATTGTAAAGTTAAGCTCAATGAACTAGCGagattggtgaaaaaaaaatggggcaGCGAAGGAGTTAAACTTCGGGTGATCAGTGCCTATGATATCGACGATGTAAACGTCAGACGTCATGGAAAAACATCATTGCACCACGAGGGACGAGCAGTTGATCTGACAACTTCAGACAGAGATAAAGAAAAGTATCCTATATTGGGAAGCATGGCACGTGACGCTGGATTTAACTGGGTGCTTTATGCAACCAAAGGCTACATTCATGCTTCGGTGAAAGCAG ATGACGATGCAGATTACAGAAAAGCCGGATGCTTCCCAGAAACCGCTGCAGTTCATCTTGAAGGAGGCGCTACAAAAACTATGAAAGATTTACAAATAGGCGACAGAGTAGCAAGCATGGACTCGTACGGAAAAATTGTCTACAGCAAGGTTCTGACTTTTCTAGACATCAAACGCAACTCAACTAATGAGTATATCACAATCGAAACGGAAAACCCCGCTGCGAAATTGGCAATAACAGAATCACACCTGATCTATCAACTAAACAAACAATCGTTGCGGGAGACAGCGCTTTTTGCACGCGACCTTAGGGTGGGAAACTTTGTTTATGTTCGTCAAGGGTCGACATTGGAAAAGTTCACAGCGGGGAGAGTGGCAGCTATCGCAAGAAGCCAAGGTAAAGGAGTATATGCACCGCTCACTGAAGAGGGAAATATTGTTGTGGATAATGTTTTGTGTTCGTGTTACGCAGTTTTTTCAGATGCTCAAGTTGCTCATTATAGCTTCGCTCCCCTTAGATTCGCGGAATGGTTGTTTCCGGGAATTGCTTCCCATAATACATCGGGAGTGCATTGGTATGCAAATCTGCTGCACAACTTGTATGCAACTTTGCATTACGTAGGTGGTCTTTAG